GGCCGGCCAACGCGAACGTCTTACCGGTTCCGGCGCTGGCCTCCAGCACCGTGGTGGAGCGCGCGCCGGGCAGCGGGCCGAGCAGGTCGAACGGTTGCATCAGCGGTGGCTCCGTTCCGCGTGCACTTCGGCCCGCAGCATCGGCAGCCAGAGTCGAGCGGCGTAGGCGCCCAGGCGATTGTCTTCTCCCTCGTATTCCTCGCCGGGGCGCAGCGGCTGCATCAGATCAGTCAGCGGGGCGTGCCGTCCCCAGGCTCGCACGTGAGCCGGCTCGTCGTCCTCGCCGGGGTACCGGTCGGATTTCCACCGGTACCGGGCCTTGGTAATCGGGTCCTCACCGGCATAGCGGGCCACCGCCCACGCGTAGGAAGTCTTGACGGGCAACGGAATCGGCTCCCGGCGTCCGGCGTCGTAGATGGCCACCAGGTCACGCAACAGATCGGCGGCGGGCTGCGGTGGTTGTCCGAGGCACTCCTCGCGCGCAGTAGTGCCCCCGCTTCGGCCGGCCGATGCAGACGGCCGACCAGTCACGCCCGGGGAACTGGGCGAACAACGCCAACAACGGGATCCACGATTGCAGCAGATGCTTGCCGTCGAGCTTGGAGTACGTCACCGACACCAACCGGTCGCCGAACACATGCGGCACCGTGCCCGTCAACCGTCGACCGCCGAGGTCGATGTCGACGTCGTAGGCGGCCGCGTCGACGTGCCGGTGCTGCCGCGCCGCGTCCGCGAGCAGGGCGGCCTGGTCGCGGATCTCGGTCACCTTGCGCCAGCCGAGCCGGCCGGGTGGCAGCGTCCCGCGCCGCCACTCCGCGTGCCGGGCCTGGTCGGGAGCCATGCCGGCCAGGATGTCGTTGAGCATCCGATCACCGACGGTCCACGCCTCCAGCGCGTCGATCTCCACCGGCATGGCGTCCGCGACGCCGTCGACGTCCCACGGCAACGTGTACTCCAGCGCCCGGAAGAACCCCTTCACCGGATCTTTGAAGAACGAGACCAGGTCTGCGAGTGCGATGTCGTCGATCGGTGGGGGCGGCAGCGGCCCGCAGATGAACTTCGGTTGCTCGGCGCGCACACCGCTGGCCGACCGGGCCGCGCGCAAGACGGTCGGATCGAAGCTGAACGGCACCCCCGGGACCAGTCGGCCACGCTCGACGTTACGAATATCGAAGGGCTGCAACGGATGTTCGGTGACTATCCGGGAACGAACGTGTTGCTCGGTCGTGTTGTCCAGGGTGTCGAGCAACTCGGCCAGCGGGACCGCGGGTGGCCGACGTTGACCCGAATACTCGTTCGCGCCGGTGTAGGTGATGACCAGATGGTCGGTGGCCGCCCCGACGGCGTCGAGCAGCAGTTGCCGGTCCTCGGAACGGATGTCGCGCTCACCGGTCAGCGGGCGGCGGGCCAGCACGTCGTCACCGTCGACGACACCCAAGCGCGGGAAGACGCCGTCGTCCAGACCCACCAGGCAGATCACCCGGTGTGGGACCGAACGCATCGGGACCATGGTGCAAACGGTCAGCGTGCCGGTACGGAAGTTCGCCCGAGTGGGACGCCCGGCGAGGTGGCGTTGCAGCAGTGCGCGCACGTCGGTCAGCCGCAGCGGCGTCTGCGATCGGTCTCCCGCGGTACGGAGCACGTCGCCGAACTCGCGCTGCAGCTGGCTGGTCTGCCACGCATCGGCATCGTCGATCGCCGTCAACAGGGCGACGCCGTCGGTCAACGCGGTCAACCACTCCCGCAGCGCGCGGATCCCGGTGAGGGAATCGACCGCACGCCGCAACCGGTCGACGAACTCGGCGAACTGGCCCACCAGTTCGACCCGGTTGCTGCCGACATCGTCGAGCGGCAGCGTCGAATCGATCCACGAATGCGAAGCCTCCGACAGTGCGACCCCGGCCAGCACGCGGTCGACCCCGAATCGCCAAGTGTTGTGCACGAAGTCGACCCCGAACGGCGCGCGGTGCTCCTTGTCGAAACCCCACCGGATGTTCGCCTGGCGCACCCAGCGGGTGATGCCCTCCAGGTCGTCGTCGCCGAACCCGAAGCGCGCTCGCACCGGAGCGGCTTGGGCAAAGTTGAGCACCTCGCTCGCCGTCACCCGGCCGTTCGCCAGCTCGAGCAGCTGGGAAGCCACGCCCAGCAGCGGATTGGTTTGCAGCAGTGAACGATCGGCGAGCCGCACCCGCAGCCGGTGGCCGGGATGGACGCCCGGAACCACATCGCCGAGCCCGAAGTCGGCCACGATCAACGGCGCATAGGTCTCGATGTCGGGGCACATCACCAGGATGTCCCGCGGCTCCAGGGTGGGGTCGTCGGCGAGCAGGCCGAGCAGCACCTCGCGCAGCACGTCGATCTGGCGGGCCGGGCCGTGACAGCTGTGCACCTGGACCGAGCGGTCGTTCGGCGCAAGTGTGCGTCCCTGGGGCCGAACAGCGTTGGCGGTCAGGTCGGACTGCAGCCAGCCGAGCAGGGTGTCGGGTCTCTCGGCGCCGGCGAGTGCCTCGTCGGTCGCGGGATGAGCGGGCAGGCTACGTTGCAGCTCGCGCAGATCCCTGCCCAGCGTGGCCAACAGCGGATGCCCGACCTCGCGGTGACTGGTGTCCTCCCGGCGCGGCAGGACACCGTGACTGCCGGCCAGCGCCTGCCACAGCGCGTCGCTGGGATGCGGCAGCCACAAGTGCAGCTCGTGGTGGGTGGCCACCGCCTCGAGCAGTTCTACGTCGGTACCGGCCAACCGGGTATGCCCGAACAGGGACAACCTGGGCGGTAGCTCCGCGCGGCCGGCGTGCAAACGGGTGAGCGTCTTTTCGTGCCGGACGTGCGGTGGATCCGCGGGGACCCGGGCGACCAGCGCGCGCCACAATTCGGGCTGCCAGGCCAGATCCTCGTCGAGGTTGCCGCCGTTGCCGTCCAGCCAGTCGACCAGCAAACCGGGGCGTTGCCGAGCGTAGGAGGCGAACAGCCCGGCCAGCCGACGCGCCACCGCGTAACGTCGTCCCCGACGCAGTTCGGCTTCGTCTCCAATTTCGAAGTGCCCCAAATGTTTTGCCAGCGAGGCACACCACGGCTCGTCCAGTGAACAGTCGATCACCTCCAACAGCGGCCACGTCATGGCCTCGGGCGACCACGGATCGTCGTCCACGGTTCCGGTGACCTCGGCGATCAGCGACGCCGGGCTGCGGAACGACACGCCGGCGCACACACCGTCGCCACGATCCGGCTTGCGCCCCAATCGGTGGGACAGCCGCTGACTCAACCAGCGCTCGACCCCGCGGGCCGGCACCAGGACCAGCTCCAGGGCAAAGGGGTCCGCCAGCGGCTCGGCCAACAGGGCGCCCAGACCGTCGGCAAGCAGATCGGTCCGTTCGGCACGGTGTAGATGAAGCGCCATCGCGGGCCACCATAGTCCGTGGGGCCGACACGTCGCCGTCATGCTCGGCTTCCGATCGGGGGCTGCGGTGCGTCGACTCACGCCGGATCACGGCATGCTGGGGGACGTGAACAGACACGAGATCACCGAACAGATCGTCGTCGCCCGGTTGACCAGGGGTCTGAGCTGGCAGCAGCTGGCCGACGCCATCGATCGGCCGCTGCTGTGGACGACGTCGGCGCTGCTGGGCCAGCACCCGATACCCGCCGAACAGGGCAAGATCCTGGTCGACCTGCTGGGGCTGGACGAATCCACCGTGCCGATATTGGCGGCGACCCCGATGCGTGGCGGACTGCCGACCGCGGTGCCCACCGACCCGACCATCTACCGCTTCTACGAGGCGCTGCAGGTCTACGGCGGCGCGCTCAAGGAAGTTATCCACGAGCAGTTCGGCGACGGCATCATGAGTGCCATCAACTTCAGCATCGACCTACAGAAGAAGCCACACCCGTCGGGGGACCGCGTCGTGGTGACCTTCGACGGGAAATTCCTTCCCTACCAATGGACTTCGGCCCATCAGTGAGCCGCCAGCGTAACCGCACTCAGGGTTACTTGGGGGGCATCCGGATTCCACCGTCCACCCGGACGACCTCGGCGTTCATGTAGGAGTTGCTGAGCAACTCGAGAACCATCGAAGCCAGTTCGTCGGGCTTGCCCAACCGGTGCGGGAACAGCACCGACTCGCCCAGCTTCGCCTTGAACGCCTCGGAAGCTTCGCCTTCGCCGTAGATCGGGGTGTCGATCAGACCGGGAGCCACCGTGTTGACCCGGATCCCGACCGCGGCCAGGTCGCGGGCCACCGGCAGTGTCAGCCCGACCACGCCGCCCTTGGACGACGAATACGCGGCCTGGCCGATCTGGCCGTCGAAGGCGGCGACACTGGTCATGTTGACGATCGCCCCGCGCTCACCGGTCGCGCTGGGTTCCAGCCGGCTCATGGCCGTTGCCGCCAAGCGGATGCAGTCGAACGTGCCGACCAGGTTGATCGCCAACACCTTCTTGTAGGCATCCAGGTTGTGCGCCGAGGCGAACTCGCCGTCCTTGCCGATGGTTCGCTGCGCCCAGCCGATGCCCGCCGAATTGACCAGAGCACGCAACGGGCCCAGGTCGACCGCGGTGTTCACCGCATCCTCGATCTGCTCGGTCTTGGTGACGTCGACGGTGACGAAGGCGCCGCCGATCTCGTGAGCGAGCTCCTTGCC
The nucleotide sequence above comes from Mycobacterium kiyosense. Encoded proteins:
- a CDS encoding hypothetical protein (frameshifted, insertion at around 993097), whose translation is MRDLVAIYDAGRREPIPLPVKTSYAWAVARYAGEDPITKARYRWKSDRYPGEDDEPAHVRAWGRHAPLTDLMQPLRPGEEYEGEDNRLGAYAARLWLPMLRAEVHAERSHR
- the cynS gene encoding cyanate hydratase — encoded protein: MLGFRSGAAVRRLTPDHGMLGDVNRHEITEQIVVARLTRGLSWQQLADAIDRPLLWTTSALLGQHPIPAEQGKILVDLLGLDESTVPILAATPMRGGLPTAVPTDPTIYRFYEALQVYGGALKEVIHEQFGDGIMSAINFSIDLQKKPHPSGDRVVVTFDGKFLPYQWTSAHQ
- a CDS encoding 3-hydroxyacyl-CoA dehydrogenase, which translates into the protein MDINGISAIVTGGASGIGAATARQLAARGARVVVADLQEERGKELAHEIGGAFVTVDVTKTEQIEDAVNTAVDLGPLRALVNSAGIGWAQRTIGKDGEFASAHNLDAYKKVLAINLVGTFDCIRLAATAMSRLEPSATGERGAIVNMTSVAAFDGQIGQAAYSSSKGGVVGLTLPVARDLAAVGIRVNTVAPGLIDTPIYGEGEASEAFKAKLGESVLFPHRLGKPDELASMVLELLSNSYMNAEVVRVDGGIRMPPK
- the recC gene encoding RecBCD enzyme subunit RecC; the protein is MALHLHRAERTDLLADGLGALLAEPLADPFALELVLVPARGVERWLSQRLSHRLGRKPDRGDGVCAGVSFRSPASLIAEVTGTVDDDPWSPEAMTWPLLEVIDCSLDEPWCASLAKHLGHFEIGDEAELRRGRRYAVARRLAGLFASYARQRPGLLVDWLDGNGGNLDEDLAWQPELWRALVARVPADPPHVRHEKTLTRLHAGRAELPPRLSLFGHTRLAGTDVELLEAVATHHELHLWLPHPSDALWQALAGSHGVLPRREDTSHREVGHPLLATLGRDLRELQRSLPAHPATDEALAGAERPDTLLGWLQSDLTANAVRPQGRTLAPNDRSVQVHSCHGPARQIDVLREVLLGLLADDPTLEPRDILVMCPDIETYAPLIVADFGLGDVVPGVHPGHRLRVRLADRSLLQTNPLLGVASQLLELANGRVTASEVLNFAQAAPVRARFGFGDDDLEGITRWVRQANIRWGFDKEHRAPFGVDFVHNTWRFGVDRVLAGVALSEASHSWIDSTLPLDDVGSNRVELVGQFAEFVDRLRRAVDSLTGIRALREWLTALTDGVALLTAIDDADAWQTSQLQREFGDVLRTAGDRSQTPLRLTDVRALLQRHLAGRPTRANFRTGTLTVCTMVPMRSVPHRVICLVGLDDGVFPRLGVVDGDDVLARRPLTGERDIRSEDRQLLLDAVGAATDHLVITYTGANEYSGQRRPPAVPLAELLDTLDNTTEQHVRSRIVTEHPLQPFDIRNVERGRLVPGVPFSFDPTVLRAARSASGVRAEQPKFICGPLPPPPIDDIALADLVSFFKDPVKGFFRALEYTLPWDVDGVADAMPVEIDALEAWTVGDRMLNDILAGMAPDQARHAEWRRGTLPPGRLGWRKVTEIRDQAALLADAARQHRHVDAAAYDVDIDLGGRRLTGTVPHVFGDRLVSVTYSKLDGKHLLQSWIPLLALFAQFPGRDWSAVCIGRPKRGHYCARGVPRTTTAARRRSVA